A genomic region of Candidatus Eisenbacteria bacterium contains the following coding sequences:
- a CDS encoding valine--tRNA ligase, with protein sequence MRPGNPEALQQTYDPVRIEARWYSEWESRGVFQPPSPSSASRAPFVIMIPPPNVTGSLTMGHMLGESLRDLVVRWQRMEGRETLWVPGMDHAGIATQNVVEKALLEQGRTRQALGREGFLAEVWAWKEQYGGLILKQLRRLGISADWSRERFTLDPEYSRAVLLVFQKLYEKGLIYRGHRIVNWCPRCQTALSDEEVEHVETDGHLWTIRYPVRDPIKGGPSHIAVATTRPETMLGDTGIAVHPSDRRYKKWIGKTAVLPLVRREIPILGDDQVDPKFGTGAVKVTPAHDPNDFLIGQRHDLPPIVVMDERAMMNDNAGDFRGLDRFEARARIVEALRDAGYLEKVEPHRHTVGHCSRCDSVIEPYLSLQWFVKMAPLAAPAIEAARRGRVKFFPPRWKKVYLHWMENIRDWCISRQLWWGHRIPVWYRGEEMVVSPTRPEGEGWTQDEDVLDTWFSSWLWPFATLGWPEDTEDLKRYYPNSLMVTGSDIIFFWVARMIMAGIEFKGEVPFPHVYFTSIVRDLQGRKMSKSLGNSPDPLALMARYGADATRFVMIYLTPTGQDLLFDERRVETGSFFANKLWNAARLVSMRLGDEDLGSVKESALTLTLADRWILSRLANAIKDTTRNLKTYRFNEAANTVYHFVWNEYCDWYLEMAKPRWADDADPADRRTARWVAWKVLDGILRLLHPFMPYVTEEIWQALPHDGDLLATSSWPRARKAWFDAETERQVGFLQELVVAVRNLRAENGLPPGRKVPVVLRGSTEQLDMVERLAEQLRPLAKIEKLTLSRDGARPAVAASAVVRGAEVFLPLEGLVDLNEERARLAREADKLLRDLENSRKKLRNQDFLAKARPDIVERERNHLAMLEENLDKLRRAQESLRAVHQ encoded by the coding sequence ATGCGTCCCGGGAATCCCGAGGCGCTGCAGCAGACATACGACCCGGTGCGCATCGAAGCGCGCTGGTACTCGGAGTGGGAGTCGCGCGGCGTCTTCCAGCCTCCCAGCCCTTCGAGTGCGTCACGCGCGCCGTTCGTGATCATGATCCCGCCGCCCAACGTGACCGGGTCGCTCACCATGGGCCACATGCTGGGCGAGTCGCTGCGCGATCTGGTGGTGCGCTGGCAGCGGATGGAAGGCCGCGAGACCCTCTGGGTCCCCGGGATGGATCACGCCGGCATCGCCACCCAGAACGTCGTGGAGAAGGCGCTGCTCGAGCAGGGCAGGACCCGGCAGGCTCTGGGGCGCGAAGGCTTTCTCGCCGAGGTCTGGGCGTGGAAGGAGCAGTACGGGGGCCTGATCCTCAAGCAGCTCCGGCGGCTCGGCATCTCCGCCGACTGGTCGCGCGAGCGCTTCACGCTGGATCCCGAGTACAGCCGCGCCGTCCTGCTCGTGTTCCAGAAGCTCTACGAGAAGGGTCTGATCTATCGAGGGCACCGGATCGTGAACTGGTGTCCGAGGTGCCAGACCGCGCTCTCCGACGAGGAAGTCGAGCACGTGGAGACCGACGGCCACCTGTGGACGATTCGCTATCCGGTGCGCGATCCCATCAAGGGCGGTCCATCGCACATCGCGGTGGCGACCACGCGGCCCGAGACCATGCTCGGCGACACCGGGATCGCCGTGCATCCCAGCGACCGGCGCTACAAGAAGTGGATCGGCAAGACCGCGGTGCTGCCGCTGGTGCGGCGCGAGATCCCGATCCTGGGCGACGACCAGGTGGATCCCAAGTTCGGCACCGGAGCGGTCAAGGTCACGCCCGCCCACGACCCCAACGACTTCCTGATCGGGCAGCGCCACGATCTGCCGCCGATCGTGGTGATGGACGAGCGCGCGATGATGAACGACAACGCCGGCGACTTCCGCGGCCTCGACCGTTTCGAGGCGCGCGCGAGGATCGTCGAGGCGCTGCGCGACGCCGGTTATCTCGAGAAGGTCGAGCCGCATCGGCACACGGTGGGCCACTGCAGCCGCTGCGACTCGGTGATCGAGCCCTACCTGTCGCTCCAGTGGTTCGTGAAGATGGCGCCGCTCGCCGCGCCGGCCATCGAGGCGGCGCGCCGCGGGCGCGTGAAGTTCTTCCCCCCGCGCTGGAAGAAGGTCTACCTCCACTGGATGGAGAACATCCGCGACTGGTGCATCTCGCGCCAGCTGTGGTGGGGGCATCGCATTCCGGTGTGGTACCGGGGCGAGGAGATGGTGGTATCGCCCACGCGTCCCGAAGGCGAGGGCTGGACGCAGGACGAGGACGTGCTCGACACCTGGTTCTCGTCCTGGCTCTGGCCTTTCGCCACGCTCGGCTGGCCCGAGGACACCGAGGACCTGAAGCGCTATTACCCCAACAGCCTGATGGTGACCGGCAGCGACATCATCTTCTTCTGGGTGGCGCGCATGATCATGGCGGGAATCGAGTTCAAGGGCGAGGTTCCGTTCCCGCACGTGTATTTCACCAGCATCGTGCGGGACCTGCAGGGCCGGAAGATGTCCAAGTCGCTCGGCAACTCGCCCGATCCGCTGGCGCTCATGGCGCGCTACGGCGCCGATGCCACGCGGTTCGTGATGATCTACCTGACCCCGACGGGCCAGGACCTGCTGTTCGACGAGCGCCGGGTGGAGACCGGGAGCTTCTTCGCCAACAAGCTGTGGAACGCCGCGCGCCTGGTGTCGATGCGGCTCGGCGACGAAGACCTGGGCAGCGTGAAGGAGAGCGCCCTCACGCTCACGCTGGCCGACCGCTGGATCCTGTCGCGGCTCGCCAACGCCATCAAGGACACCACGCGCAATCTCAAGACCTACCGATTCAACGAGGCGGCCAACACCGTCTATCACTTCGTGTGGAACGAGTACTGCGACTGGTACCTCGAGATGGCCAAGCCGCGCTGGGCCGACGACGCGGATCCCGCCGACCGCCGCACCGCCCGCTGGGTGGCGTGGAAGGTGCTCGATGGCATCCTGCGCCTGCTGCACCCCTTCATGCCGTACGTGACCGAGGAGATCTGGCAGGCGCTGCCGCACGACGGCGACTTGCTGGCCACCTCGTCGTGGCCGCGAGCGAGGAAGGCGTGGTTCGACGCCGAGACCGAGCGCCAGGTGGGCTTTCTTCAAGAGTTGGTGGTGGCGGTGCGCAACCTGCGCGCCGAGAACGGGCTCCCGCCCGGGCGCAAGGTGCCGGTGGTGCTCCGCGGAAGTACCGAGCAGCTCGACATGGTGGAGCGCCTGGCCGAGCAGCTGCGCCCGCTGGCCAAGATCGAGAAGCTCACGCTGTCGCGCGACGGCGCGCGTCCGGCCGTGGCCGCCTCGGCCGTGGTGCGCGGCGCCGAGGTGTTCCTTCCCCTCGAAGGCCTCGTGGACCTGAACGAAGAGCGCGCCCGGCTGGCTCGCGAGGCCGACAAGCTGCTGCGCGACCTGGAGAACAGCCGCAAGAAGCTCCGCAACCAGGACTTCCTCGCGAAAGCGCGGCCCGACATCGTGGAGCGCGAGCGCAATCACCTGGCGATGCTGGAGGAGAACCTGGACAAGCTACGGCGCGCCCAGGAGAGCCTGCGGGCGGTGCATCAGTAA
- a CDS encoding MinD/ParA family protein, whose amino-acid sequence MSTRPRRLKLVQRPKDAPKDGPVDHPARWSRSGARTIAIASGKGGVGKSNLAANLAVALGERGARVLLVDADLAQASLDLLLGLHPRYDLQHVLSGERTLEDIVVQGPHGVRLIPASSGVPELADLDDYRRECLLRGLSALDPGVDLILIDTASGISRTVTSFCLAADEVLVVTSPEMPAFSDAYSLIKVLHAQNVSRAPRLLVNMAGSAEEAEETSHRIRLVARRFLSLELEAWGYVPFDPSVGHAVRLQEPVVTSFPHAPSSIAYRALAERLWDPTPQDPTPSSRPLVSEQLEA is encoded by the coding sequence ATGAGCACGAGACCGCGCCGCCTCAAGCTGGTGCAGCGTCCGAAGGACGCGCCGAAAGATGGGCCCGTCGATCATCCGGCGCGCTGGAGCCGCTCCGGAGCGCGCACCATCGCGATCGCCAGCGGCAAGGGCGGAGTCGGCAAGAGCAACCTCGCCGCGAACCTGGCGGTCGCGCTCGGTGAGCGCGGGGCCCGCGTCCTCCTCGTCGACGCCGATCTCGCTCAGGCCAGCCTCGATCTGCTGCTCGGCCTTCACCCCCGCTACGACCTGCAGCACGTGCTGTCGGGGGAGCGGACGCTCGAGGACATCGTGGTGCAAGGCCCGCATGGGGTGCGCCTGATTCCCGCGTCCTCGGGTGTTCCCGAGTTGGCCGATCTCGACGACTACCGCCGCGAGTGCCTGCTGCGCGGACTGAGCGCGCTGGACCCTGGCGTCGACTTGATCCTGATCGACACCGCCTCCGGCATCTCCCGCACGGTGACCTCGTTCTGTCTGGCCGCCGACGAAGTGCTGGTCGTGACCTCGCCCGAGATGCCGGCGTTCTCGGACGCCTACAGCCTGATCAAGGTGCTGCACGCGCAGAACGTGTCCCGCGCGCCGCGTCTCCTGGTCAACATGGCCGGCTCCGCCGAAGAGGCGGAAGAGACGTCGCATCGGATCCGGCTCGTGGCGCGGCGCTTTCTCTCGCTGGAGCTCGAAGCCTGGGGCTACGTGCCGTTCGACCCCTCGGTCGGCCATGCCGTGCGGCTGCAGGAGCCGGTGGTCACGTCGTTCCCGCACGCCCCTTCGTCGATCGCTTATCGCGCGCTGGCGGAGCGCCTGTGGGATCCGACCCCGCAGGATCCGACCCCTTCCAGCCGGCCGCTCGTGTCGGAACAGCTCGAAGCCTAG
- a CDS encoding capsule assembly Wzi family protein — MLHLPALFLSSALVVAGTLGFFLHASATPLDDIPVGDVPTGDVLEDEIRVLEISGDSLRLPRRGMLPNQVVDLPALDRPLSRAAEVSRLRLSRAIARDLGVSGSTPRLMQLVYDDERLEASLGVEGRGTVAEGQLAEFASGSGIRLRLAAQLGRWLAYADVIGGHVEDSDRFAERQLNNDMVLLTDKSQISYTGARERWAATVGRSRWHWGPGEEGSLVLSKTSPAFSAVTFRMRIEPLRADGMIINATLKSAAGMQMAAHRLEWQPLDNLRLGVSEAARYQATGWVPLYAVGVIPYSIVQSLLVRDEPESVSTLRNNVIAGVDAAWRVAPGTRIYSELLIDDLNTDETGTVNKYGYQVGLEGVGTVRGTRVRWNTEYTRLSRFVYTSYYDRAFVTAGEPLGFPTGPDSRRMRVRIAWDPTVSWQVFGIAARSDFGESGLDSTYVPGSPPVDVMEFAGVVETQRAVELGLRYWPASGIDVAASAGFTWIRNGGHVESAERREPFASLTLRLTR, encoded by the coding sequence GTGCTTCATCTCCCAGCCCTTTTCCTCTCCAGCGCGCTCGTGGTGGCCGGGACCCTCGGCTTCTTCCTGCACGCCTCCGCCACGCCGCTCGACGACATTCCGGTTGGAGACGTGCCCACCGGCGATGTGCTCGAAGACGAGATCCGCGTGCTGGAGATCAGCGGGGATTCGCTTCGCCTTCCCCGTCGCGGCATGCTTCCCAACCAGGTCGTCGACCTTCCCGCGCTCGACCGGCCGCTGTCGCGGGCCGCGGAGGTTTCGCGCCTCCGCCTGTCGCGGGCCATCGCCCGGGACCTCGGGGTCTCCGGCTCGACTCCCCGCTTGATGCAGCTCGTCTACGACGACGAGCGCCTCGAGGCGTCGCTGGGCGTCGAGGGACGCGGTACCGTCGCCGAGGGACAGTTGGCCGAATTCGCGTCGGGAAGCGGGATCAGGCTTCGGCTCGCCGCGCAGCTCGGGCGCTGGCTCGCCTATGCCGATGTCATCGGCGGCCATGTCGAAGACTCGGACCGGTTTGCCGAACGCCAGCTGAACAACGACATGGTGCTGCTCACCGACAAGAGCCAGATCTCCTACACCGGGGCGCGCGAGCGTTGGGCCGCAACGGTCGGCAGGAGCCGGTGGCACTGGGGCCCGGGCGAGGAGGGATCGCTCGTTCTCTCCAAGACCTCGCCCGCCTTCTCGGCGGTGACTTTCCGCATGCGGATCGAGCCGCTTCGGGCCGACGGCATGATCATCAACGCCACGCTGAAGAGCGCCGCGGGGATGCAGATGGCGGCGCACCGCCTCGAGTGGCAGCCGCTCGACAACCTGCGGCTCGGGGTCAGTGAAGCCGCCCGTTACCAGGCGACCGGCTGGGTGCCCCTCTACGCGGTCGGCGTGATTCCCTACTCGATCGTCCAGAGCCTGCTGGTGCGCGACGAGCCCGAGTCGGTGTCGACGCTCCGGAACAACGTCATCGCCGGGGTGGACGCGGCGTGGCGCGTGGCGCCCGGCACCCGCATCTATTCCGAGCTGCTCATCGACGATCTCAACACCGACGAAACGGGAACCGTCAACAAATACGGCTACCAGGTCGGTCTGGAAGGCGTAGGGACGGTGCGCGGCACACGGGTGCGCTGGAATACCGAGTACACCCGGCTCTCGCGTTTCGTCTACACGTCGTACTACGATCGGGCGTTCGTGACTGCGGGCGAGCCCTTGGGCTTCCCCACCGGGCCGGACTCGCGGCGCATGCGCGTCCGCATCGCCTGGGATCCCACGGTGAGCTGGCAGGTCTTCGGCATCGCCGCTCGCAGCGACTTCGGCGAGAGCGGCCTCGACTCCACCTACGTTCCGGGCTCTCCGCCAGTGGACGTGATGGAGTTCGCCGGCGTGGTGGAGACGCAGCGTGCCGTCGAGCTCGGGCTGCGCTACTGGCCGGCCAGCGGGATCGACGTCGCGGCGAGCGCAGGCTTCACCTGGATCCGCAATGGCGGCCACGTCGAGAGCGCCGAGCGCCGCGAGCCGTTCGCGTCGCTGACCCTGCGCCTCACGCGCTGA
- a CDS encoding ATP-binding protein yields the protein MSTDGSPDRPPRLLADAGSPNLELTPTDPPRVLVVDDEETVADLCQEFLSGEGYDLHVARSGEQAIRMLPQVRPDVILTDINMPGMTGLEVMRFAKQADPEVCVVVLTGHASTASAIDALRQGAYDYVTKPFDLEAVHKIIKRGLAHRRLRVLNRELIEELRRKNDILQHHEQELRERVRIATAQMTMLYEVGKEISANLELGPRLAVICQKAAETTGARGAIVFLRRESEEDFVAAASYGVPELQTQPLAKFVEGQTDLGLSALEHRPIRRAASSPDRLDLPGLERGAESVLAVPMVVESRVLGVLGVIDKPEGFTADDESFLTLFASQSEIAVSNSQLFENTKSLDRLKSEFVAVVSHEIRTPLTSVKGAIELLTDERYFKNNDQQAKLLTIAHANTERLLTLIGDILDFSKLDSGSLPMHFERQRIEAVVTQAAQNLRTLLEERRIELDLVMASDLPDLMLDPNRIAQVVTNLLSNAIKFSPAEGHLEITVENWEGMVRVGVRDHGEGISADNLPKLFQKFTQIDSTSTRRAGGTGLGLVICKGIVEQHGGQMRVESAVGQGSTFYFTLPPAPAASPTAAADAA from the coding sequence ATGTCCACTGACGGGTCCCCCGACAGGCCGCCGCGACTCCTGGCGGATGCGGGGAGCCCGAATCTCGAGCTGACACCGACCGATCCGCCGCGCGTGCTGGTGGTCGATGACGAGGAGACCGTCGCCGACCTCTGCCAGGAGTTCCTGAGCGGTGAAGGCTACGACCTCCACGTCGCGCGCAGCGGCGAGCAGGCGATCCGCATGCTGCCCCAGGTGCGGCCCGATGTGATCCTGACCGACATCAACATGCCGGGGATGACCGGGCTCGAGGTGATGCGCTTCGCCAAGCAAGCCGACCCCGAAGTGTGCGTGGTGGTTCTCACCGGTCACGCCTCGACCGCCTCGGCGATCGACGCGCTCCGCCAGGGCGCCTACGACTACGTCACGAAGCCGTTCGATCTCGAGGCGGTGCACAAGATCATCAAGAGAGGGCTCGCGCACCGGCGTCTGCGTGTGCTCAATCGCGAGCTGATCGAGGAGCTGCGCCGCAAGAACGACATCCTCCAGCATCACGAGCAGGAGCTGCGCGAGCGGGTTCGGATCGCGACCGCACAGATGACCATGCTGTACGAGGTCGGCAAGGAGATCAGCGCCAACCTCGAGCTCGGTCCGCGTCTCGCGGTGATCTGCCAGAAAGCGGCCGAGACCACCGGAGCGCGCGGCGCGATCGTGTTCCTGCGCCGCGAATCCGAGGAAGACTTCGTCGCCGCCGCCTCGTACGGCGTGCCGGAGCTCCAGACCCAGCCTCTGGCCAAGTTCGTGGAGGGGCAGACCGATCTCGGCTTGAGCGCGCTCGAGCACCGGCCCATCCGGCGCGCGGCCTCGAGCCCTGACCGTCTCGACCTTCCTGGCCTGGAGCGAGGCGCCGAATCGGTGCTCGCCGTGCCGATGGTCGTCGAGAGCCGGGTGCTGGGCGTGCTGGGGGTCATCGACAAGCCGGAGGGCTTCACCGCCGACGACGAGAGCTTTCTCACCCTCTTCGCCTCGCAGTCCGAGATCGCGGTGAGCAACTCGCAGCTGTTCGAGAACACCAAGAGCCTCGACCGGCTGAAGTCCGAGTTCGTCGCCGTCGTCTCGCACGAGATCCGCACCCCTCTGACTTCCGTGAAGGGCGCCATCGAGCTGCTCACCGACGAGCGCTACTTCAAGAACAACGACCAGCAGGCCAAGCTGCTCACCATCGCCCATGCCAACACCGAGCGGCTGCTCACCCTGATCGGCGACATCCTCGACTTCTCCAAGCTCGACTCCGGCTCGCTGCCCATGCACTTCGAGCGCCAGCGCATCGAAGCCGTGGTGACTCAGGCGGCGCAGAACCTGCGCACGCTGCTCGAAGAGCGGAGGATCGAGCTCGACCTCGTGATGGCTTCGGATCTCCCGGATCTGATGCTCGACCCGAACCGCATCGCCCAGGTGGTCACCAATCTGCTGTCCAACGCCATCAAGTTCTCGCCCGCGGAAGGCCATCTCGAGATCACGGTCGAGAACTGGGAAGGCATGGTGCGGGTGGGCGTGCGTGACCACGGAGAAGGCATCTCCGCGGACAATCTCCCCAAGCTCTTCCAGAAATTCACCCAGATCGATTCGACGTCCACTCGCCGCGCCGGAGGCACCGGTCTCGGGCTGGTGATCTGCAAGGGCATCGTCGAGCAGCACGGCGGGCAGATGCGTGTCGAGAGCGCGGTCGGCCAGGGCAGCACCTTCTACTTCACGCTGCCTCCGGCCCCGGCCGCGAGCCCCACCGCGGCGGCCGATGCCGCCTGA
- a CDS encoding FliA/WhiG family RNA polymerase sigma factor → MPRAATVPARRAPSKSVAKRRTPAKPAVSATPPVTYSKEDLLRRFAPLVRHVVERVAATLPRNVDHEDLYSAGVLGLLDAHAKFDLSKGVKFETYAVWRIKGAVLDQLRALDWASRSMRRKARALDGVTQRLDQKLGRAASDHELARAMKMSYGDFYRLLDQVRSAVLVSLDESRSGEDQEPGTLGDHLADPTVINLEERLAEEESKLLLLRTLNQLPEQERLVVALYYYEHLTLKEIGRALGISESRVSQVHTRAMSRLRLRLQNTMQAAA, encoded by the coding sequence ATGCCCCGTGCCGCCACCGTTCCCGCCCGCCGTGCGCCGTCCAAATCCGTGGCCAAGCGCCGGACGCCCGCGAAGCCCGCGGTGTCCGCAACGCCGCCGGTGACGTATTCGAAGGAAGACTTGCTGCGGCGGTTTGCGCCGCTCGTGCGTCACGTGGTGGAGCGCGTCGCGGCGACGCTGCCCCGCAACGTGGATCACGAGGACCTCTATTCGGCCGGTGTCCTGGGGCTGCTGGACGCACATGCCAAGTTCGACCTGAGCAAGGGCGTGAAGTTCGAGACCTACGCGGTCTGGCGCATCAAAGGCGCGGTGCTGGATCAGCTGCGAGCGCTCGACTGGGCCTCGCGCTCGATGCGGCGCAAGGCGCGCGCGCTGGATGGCGTCACCCAGCGCCTCGACCAGAAGCTCGGTCGTGCCGCCAGCGATCACGAGCTGGCCCGCGCGATGAAGATGTCCTACGGCGACTTCTATCGTCTGCTCGACCAGGTGCGGAGCGCCGTGCTGGTGTCGCTGGACGAGAGCCGCTCCGGAGAGGATCAGGAGCCCGGCACGCTGGGCGACCATCTGGCCGACCCGACGGTGATCAATCTGGAAGAGCGGCTGGCGGAGGAGGAGAGCAAGCTGCTGCTCCTTCGGACGCTGAACCAGCTGCCCGAGCAGGAGCGGCTGGTGGTGGCGCTCTACTACTACGAGCACCTCACGCTCAAGGAGATCGGACGCGCTCTCGGGATCTCGGAGTCGCGCGTCTCGCAGGTGCACACGCGCGCGATGTCACGCCTCCGCCTGCGCCTTCAGAACACCATGCAGGCGGCCGCCTGA
- a CDS encoding sensor domain-containing diguanylate cyclase, giving the protein MGSTPRTPPETPAAEPRSRRPEGGERRRASRSLWAACEALLSAHEPRALNRALDALVQAFDCEGVTLMALGPDGSLQPWCSRGAWESKAGDLRACLTVPLLRGSERVGTLALRLPAGRRWAPAQLGLIRTAAGTLGAALGARLELQRLRNQPGRDAVTGLPDSRAFHARLQSELDRARRHGAPLSLVMVDLDRFGSLNARHGREAGDRALMEVALVLRLTLRESDTLARLGSNRFGVLLPEADAVPAHRCSERLRLALEGHRFPRVGRVTASFGIAASPRSGVEPLELLDAAERALSVAKKAGRRRVQLDEAHHVH; this is encoded by the coding sequence ATGGGATCGACACCTCGCACGCCGCCTGAGACGCCGGCCGCGGAGCCGCGTTCGCGCCGGCCGGAAGGGGGCGAGCGTCGCCGCGCGTCGCGGTCCTTGTGGGCCGCCTGCGAGGCGCTGCTCTCCGCGCACGAGCCGCGCGCGCTGAACCGCGCTCTCGACGCGCTGGTGCAGGCCTTCGACTGCGAAGGGGTGACCCTCATGGCGCTCGGCCCCGACGGCAGCCTCCAGCCTTGGTGCTCGCGCGGCGCCTGGGAGAGCAAGGCCGGGGATCTGCGCGCCTGCCTGACGGTGCCGCTCCTGCGCGGCAGCGAGCGCGTCGGCACCCTCGCGCTGCGCCTGCCGGCCGGCCGACGCTGGGCCCCGGCGCAGCTCGGACTCATCCGCACCGCCGCCGGAACGCTCGGCGCGGCGCTCGGCGCGCGCCTGGAGCTGCAGCGGCTTCGCAATCAGCCGGGGCGCGACGCGGTCACCGGACTGCCCGACTCGCGCGCCTTTCACGCGCGCCTGCAGTCGGAGCTCGATCGCGCCCGCCGCCACGGGGCGCCGCTCAGCCTGGTGATGGTGGACCTGGATCGCTTCGGATCGCTGAATGCTCGCCATGGCCGCGAAGCCGGCGACCGCGCGCTGATGGAAGTGGCTCTGGTCCTGCGTCTGACGCTGCGCGAATCCGATACGCTCGCCCGCCTCGGCTCGAATCGATTCGGCGTGCTGCTGCCCGAAGCCGACGCGGTGCCGGCGCATCGATGCTCGGAGCGTCTGCGGCTGGCGCTCGAGGGGCATCGCTTCCCGCGCGTCGGGCGAGTGACCGCGAGCTTCGGCATCGCGGCGAGTCCGCGATCGGGTGTCGAGCCGCTCGAGCTGCTGGACGCGGCCGAGCGCGCCCTGTCGGTGGCGAAGAAGGCCGGACGGCGGCGCGTGCAGCTGGACGAGGCGCATCATGTCCACTGA
- the wecB gene encoding UDP-N-acetylglucosamine 2-epimerase (non-hydrolyzing), producing the protein MKIAIEVGTRPEIIKMAPVIRACIARGVDYRILHTGQHYSDEMDGVFFRELELPPPHLNLEVGSGSQAYQIAAIVRGMEPVLTQERPDVVLVEGDTNSVLATALTAQKLGIAVGHVEAGLRSYDRTMPEEINRILTDHLSDFLFAPTEHARGILRTEGIAEARVHVTGNTVVDEVLRQRERARDPKVLERFGVEPGRYALATVHRAENTDHLGRLKGIFEGLARCGREMNMPVLAALHPRTTKRLETSGIALDGVVRALPPLPYLQFLALHDQAGLMLTDSGGLQEEACCLGVPCVTLRDNTERPESVEVGANQLAGADPDAIVRAAHAMRGRKGEWTNPFGDGRAGERIVDILIAALPGRRA; encoded by the coding sequence GTGAAGATCGCGATCGAGGTCGGCACGCGGCCCGAGATCATCAAGATGGCGCCGGTCATCCGTGCCTGCATCGCCCGCGGCGTGGACTACCGCATCCTGCACACGGGCCAGCACTACTCGGACGAGATGGACGGCGTGTTCTTCCGCGAGCTGGAGCTGCCGCCGCCACACCTGAACCTCGAAGTCGGCTCGGGCTCACAGGCCTATCAGATCGCCGCCATCGTGCGCGGCATGGAGCCGGTGCTGACCCAGGAGCGGCCTGACGTGGTGCTCGTGGAAGGCGACACCAACTCCGTGCTCGCCACCGCGCTCACCGCGCAGAAGCTCGGGATCGCGGTGGGTCACGTGGAAGCCGGGCTGCGCTCCTACGACCGCACCATGCCGGAGGAGATCAACCGCATCCTCACCGACCACCTCTCCGACTTCCTCTTCGCCCCCACCGAGCACGCCCGCGGGATCCTGCGCACGGAGGGCATCGCGGAAGCCCGCGTCCACGTGACCGGCAACACGGTGGTCGACGAAGTGCTGCGTCAGCGCGAGCGCGCCCGCGATCCGAAGGTGCTCGAGCGATTCGGCGTCGAGCCCGGCCGCTACGCGCTCGCCACCGTGCACCGGGCGGAGAACACGGACCACCTCGGCCGTCTGAAAGGCATCTTCGAAGGACTGGCGCGCTGCGGCCGCGAGATGAACATGCCGGTGCTGGCCGCGCTCCATCCACGGACCACGAAGCGGCTGGAGACGTCCGGCATTGCGCTCGACGGCGTGGTGCGCGCGCTTCCTCCCCTTCCCTACCTCCAGTTCCTGGCGCTCCACGACCAGGCCGGCCTGATGCTCACCGATTCGGGAGGCCTGCAGGAGGAGGCCTGCTGTCTGGGCGTGCCGTGCGTGACGCTGCGCGACAACACCGAGCGCCCGGAGTCGGTCGAGGTCGGGGCCAATCAGCTCGCGGGAGCCGATCCGGACGCGATCGTGCGCGCGGCGCATGCCATGCGCGGACGAAAGGGCGAGTGGACGAATCCCTTCGGGGATGGCAGGGCGGGCGAGCGCATCGTCGACATCCTCATCGCCGCGCTGCCGGGGAGACGCGCCTAG
- a CDS encoding NAD-dependent epimerase/dehydratase family protein: protein MRILVTGGAGFIGSHVVDGFVALGHDVAVFDNLSTGRREHIHDKARFFQADLVDPAAVEAVLSEFQPEIVDHHAAQIDVRKSVEDPRRDAEINILGSISLLESCRRHRVRKVIYASTGGALYGEARFLPATEEHPVNPEAPYGASKHAFEHYLYIWKLLHGLDYTVLRYPNVFGPRQNPHGEAGVNAIFIGRMLAGERPIIFGTGEQQRDYLYIDDVVDANERALTRGSGEIVNIGTGIGTSVLQIFRELQSLLGFAQEPIFDKARPGEIQRIWLDAARAREVLGWTPRVSFREGLQRTVEWSRVALTG from the coding sequence ATGCGCATCCTGGTGACCGGAGGAGCGGGCTTCATCGGCTCGCATGTCGTCGACGGTTTCGTGGCGCTCGGACACGACGTCGCGGTGTTCGACAACCTGTCCACCGGCCGTCGCGAGCACATCCACGACAAGGCGCGCTTCTTCCAGGCCGACCTGGTGGATCCGGCGGCGGTGGAAGCGGTGCTGAGCGAGTTCCAGCCCGAGATCGTCGACCACCACGCGGCACAGATCGACGTGCGAAAGTCCGTCGAGGATCCGAGGCGCGACGCGGAGATCAACATCCTCGGCTCGATCTCGCTGCTCGAGAGCTGCCGCCGCCACCGCGTGCGCAAGGTGATCTACGCCTCGACCGGCGGCGCCCTCTATGGCGAGGCGCGCTTCCTGCCGGCGACCGAGGAGCATCCCGTGAACCCCGAGGCGCCCTACGGCGCCAGCAAGCACGCGTTCGAGCACTACCTCTACATCTGGAAGCTGCTCCACGGGCTCGACTACACCGTGCTGCGCTACCCGAATGTCTTCGGTCCGCGTCAGAACCCGCATGGCGAGGCGGGGGTGAACGCGATCTTCATCGGCCGCATGCTCGCGGGCGAGCGCCCGATCATCTTCGGCACCGGCGAGCAGCAGCGGGACTATCTCTACATCGACGACGTGGTCGATGCCAATGAGCGGGCGCTCACCCGGGGCTCGGGCGAGATCGTCAACATCGGCACCGGCATCGGGACCTCGGTGCTCCAGATCTTTCGCGAGCTGCAGAGCCTGCTCGGCTTCGCGCAGGAGCCGATCTTCGACAAGGCGCGCCCCGGCGAAATACAGCGCATCTGGCTCGACGCGGCGCGCGCCCGGGAGGTCCTCGGCTGGACGCCGCGCGTGTCCTTCCGCGAAGGCCTGCAACGCACCGTGGAGTGGAGCCGGGTGGCGCTCACCGGCTGA